The DNA segment ACATCCCGGGCCACCCCTGAGGGCGGCCACAAAGACGCTCCCCGCCCAACTGCCGGTTGCAGTGCGGCGGGGAGTGAATGGTCGAACAGGTCGTCAGCCCAGCTCAAGGGACTCAGTCCGACGATCCGCTCACAGAATCTTCACACGCCCCACAAAGTATCTCCCAGGCGATCGCCACAGGAGACCGATCCCGCCAAGTCGCCCCGCGGGAGAGGGCCGAACCCCGCATCAGCATCCCGGAAACGGACGCACCGGAGAGCCGGAATCGACATCCCGGCCGGACGGAGGAGAGGGCCCGCAGCACCATTCCGGCCAGGCACGCCGGAGCCCCCGCAAGAACGCTCGGGCCGGACACGCGGGAGACAGAGCACCCACGCCGCATCCCCCAGCCCTCCCGGAGCCACCCCGGCGGCCGCTGCCCCGACAGCCCCTCCCGCAGCCCCCGGCGCCCGCTACCCCCGGAGTTCCCCCGCCACCAGCTCCCCCACCTGTGCCGTGTTCAGGGCCGCTCCCTTGCGCAGGTTGTCCCCGCACACGAAGAACTCCAGCGCCCGCGGGTCGTCCAGCGAGCGCCGCACCCGTCCGACCCAGGTGGGATCCGTGCCGACGACATCGGCGGGGGTCGGGTACTCCCCCTCGGCCGGGTCGTCAGTGAGGACGACGCCGGGGGCGGCGGCGAGGATCTCGTGCGCGCCGGCGACCGTGACCTCGTTCTCGAACCGGGCGTGCACGGTCAGGGAGTGCGTGGTGATCACCGGCACCCGTACACAGGTCGCGGTGACCGGCAGGTCCGGCATCCCGAGGATCTTGCGGGACTCGTTGCGGATCTTGAGTTCCTCGGAGGACCAGCCGTCCTCCTGGAGCGAGCCGGCCCAGGGCACGACGTTGAGGGCGATCGGCGCCGGGAAGGGGCCCAGCGTGTCCCCGACGGCCCGCCGCACGTCACCGGGCGCGCACCCCAGCTCCGTGCCGGACACCGCGGACAGCTGCGCGCGCAGGGTGTCGACGCCGGCCTTCCCCGTCCCGGAGACGGCCTGGTACGAGGAGACGATCAGCTCGCTCACGCCGTACTCGGCGTGCAGCGCACCCAGCGCGACGATCATCGAGAGCGTCGTGCAGTTCGGGTTGGCGATGATGCCGCGCGGGCGCACCCGCGCGGTGTGCGCGTTGATCTCGGGCACGACGAGCGGCACGTCCGGGTCCATCCGGAACGCGCCGGAGTTGTCCACGACCACCGCGCCCTTGGACACCGCGACCGGCGCCCACTGCGCGGAGACCTCGTCGGGGACGTCGAACATCGCGACGTCGATGCCGTCGAAGGCCTCCTCGCTCAGCGCGACGACCTCGACCTGCTCGCCCCGCACGGTCAGCTTGCGGCCGGCCGAGCGGGGAGAGGCGATCAGCCGGATCTCGCCCCAGATGTCGGCCCGCTCGGACAGGATGCCGAGCAGGACCGAGCCGACGGCGCCGGTGGCGCCGACGACGGCGAGATGCGGCTTGGCGGCCGTACGGGCGTCCGCCCACGCCGTGTCAGCGAGGGACGGACGGCCCGCCTCGGCCGGAATCATCGGCCGGTGCCTCCATAGACCACGGCCTCGTCGCTGTCGGTGTCGAGACCGAAGGCGGTGTGCACGGCGCGCACGGCCTCGTTGACGTCGTCGGCGCGGGTGACGACCGAGATGCGGATCTCGGAGGTCGAGATGAGCTCGATGTTCACGCCGGCGTTCG comes from the Streptomyces angustmyceticus genome and includes:
- a CDS encoding aspartate-semialdehyde dehydrogenase, coding for MIPAEAGRPSLADTAWADARTAAKPHLAVVGATGAVGSVLLGILSERADIWGEIRLIASPRSAGRKLTVRGEQVEVVALSEEAFDGIDVAMFDVPDEVSAQWAPVAVSKGAVVVDNSGAFRMDPDVPLVVPEINAHTARVRPRGIIANPNCTTLSMIVALGALHAEYGVSELIVSSYQAVSGTGKAGVDTLRAQLSAVSGTELGCAPGDVRRAVGDTLGPFPAPIALNVVPWAGSLQEDGWSSEELKIRNESRKILGMPDLPVTATCVRVPVITTHSLTVHARFENEVTVAGAHEILAAAPGVVLTDDPAEGEYPTPADVVGTDPTWVGRVRRSLDDPRALEFFVCGDNLRKGAALNTAQVGELVAGELRG